One Brevinematia bacterium DNA window includes the following coding sequences:
- a CDS encoding phosphatidylglycerophosphatase A codes for MKVVMDLLVRFLATGIFVSYIPWARGTFGTLIGVIIFVFLSGYPVIFYLVLAILTILAFPITSYAEREIFKNKDSEYIVIDEIVGYLISTIGFKFSPDIEGFTILVLTFVIFRVFDIFKPYPIIHIQSVEGVGIVLDDIFAGVATNIVVRILLSLELFKFFTPIL; via the coding sequence GTGAAGGTTGTAATGGATCTACTAGTAAGGTTTTTGGCAACAGGCATTTTTGTAAGTTACATTCCATGGGCAAGGGGCACATTTGGAACTCTGATTGGAGTCATTATATTTGTTTTCCTAAGTGGTTATCCAGTGATATTTTACTTAGTTTTAGCAATTTTGACGATACTGGCTTTTCCCATAACTTCTTACGCTGAGAGAGAAATTTTTAAGAATAAGGATAGTGAGTACATTGTCATTGATGAGATTGTTGGATATCTGATTTCAACGATAGGATTTAAGTTCTCTCCTGATATAGAGGGGTTTACCATCCTAGTACTGACATTTGTTATTTTTAGAGTATTTGATATTTTCAAACCTTATCCGATTATTCACATACAATCCGTTGAAGGGGTAGGAATAGTTCTTGATGATATTTTTGCTGGTGTAGCAACAAATATTGTTGTAAGAATATTGCTCTCTCTTGAGCTTTTTAAGTTTTTCACTCCAATTCTCTAA